Proteins encoded within one genomic window of Candidatus Woesearchaeota archaeon:
- a CDS encoding aminopeptidase P family protein: MNLKALQETMLKEGIDGIFLGNINHKDSHLYYLTHIEAEYTFLIITPDKTPTIYASSLEYEKTKNEAIIKNVKMLTKHPFKILQEEIKKNRYKKIGINKGVLTINEFDSLKKMIKDVEWVDINKTIYQIREQKTSCEIKAIKKACSIGDKIFTELIKNFKKCKTELDVANFIEQKAKHYGCTISFPVIVGSGENGAMPHYTPKNVTLNKGFCVLDFGVRYQGYCSDMTRTIYIGKPSEQERRHYQLVLEAIYESRKIIKIGLQVKKTDELIRKKFGKLNKFYIHSLGHGLGTEVHEPPGISYKSKEEFKNNMVFTIEPGIYFPGKYGIRIEDDYVLENNRLKQLTSSTDDLIIIN, from the coding sequence ATGAATCTTAAAGCATTACAAGAAACAATGTTAAAAGAAGGAATTGACGGTATTTTTCTAGGAAACATTAACCATAAAGATTCGCATCTTTACTACCTTACCCATATTGAAGCAGAATATACTTTTCTCATCATCACACCGGATAAAACACCAACAATATACGCTTCTTCATTAGAATACGAAAAAACGAAAAATGAAGCAATAATAAAAAACGTGAAGATGCTAACAAAACATCCCTTTAAAATACTTCAAGAAGAGATTAAAAAAAACAGGTACAAGAAAATAGGCATTAACAAAGGAGTTCTCACTATTAACGAATTTGATTCGTTAAAAAAAATGATAAAAGACGTGGAATGGGTTGATATCAACAAAACTATCTACCAAATAAGAGAGCAAAAAACATCGTGTGAAATTAAAGCTATTAAAAAAGCTTGCAGTATCGGCGATAAGATATTTACTGAGTTGATAAAAAATTTCAAGAAGTGTAAAACTGAGCTTGATGTTGCAAATTTCATTGAGCAAAAAGCAAAACACTATGGCTGCACCATCTCATTCCCGGTGATTGTTGGTTCTGGAGAAAATGGAGCAATGCCTCATTACACACCAAAAAATGTTACGTTGAACAAAGGATTTTGTGTTCTTGATTTTGGCGTAAGATATCAAGGATACTGCTCAGACATGACACGAACAATATATATTGGAAAACCATCAGAACAAGAACGCAGGCATTATCAATTAGTGCTAGAAGCAATTTATGAGTCAAGAAAGATAATAAAAATAGGACTTCAAGTTAAAAAAACAGATGAACTAATAAGAAAAAAGTTTGGTAAGCTAAATAAATTTTATATTCATTCACTTGGTCATGGCCTTGGCACCGAAGTGCATGAGCCGCCAGGCATTTCATATAAAAGTAAAGAAGAGTTCAAAAATAATATGGTTTTCACCATCGAGCCTGGAATTTACTTTCCAGGAAAGTATGGGATTAGAATAGAGGATGACTATGTCTTAGAAAATAATAGATTAAAACAACTAACTTCTTCAACAGACGATTTAATTATTATTAATTAA